One genomic segment of Gorilla gorilla gorilla isolate KB3781 chromosome 23, NHGRI_mGorGor1-v2.1_pri, whole genome shotgun sequence includes these proteins:
- the LOC129529656 gene encoding uncharacterized protein DKFZp434B061-like, protein MNEAAAQGVAKEDAAYGVTKEDTVHGIANEDVVHGITNEVAVHGVVKEVAVQGIVNEDAAQGIAKEDAAQSVATEGATDGVANEIAAQGVANEVAAHGVANEVAAQGVANEDAAQGVANEVEVQGVAHEDAVQGVANEDVVRGIANEVAVHGIVKEVTAQGITNEDAAQGVATEDATQGVTTEDAANGVAKEDTAHGVANMVAVHGIANEDAVYDIANDTVQGTLTRTLYRTSLMRTPYKASVMRTLYMTSLTKTPYKPSLTRTLYTTSLMRALYKTSPMRALYTTLLMTPTRHANVDAVHDIANEDTV, encoded by the coding sequence ATGAACGAGGctgccgcccagggcgtcgctaagGAGGACGCCGCCTATGGCGTCACTAAGGAGGACACCGTCCACGGCATCGCTAACGAGGACGTCGTCCACGGCATCACTAACGAGGTCGCCGTCCACGGCGTTGTTAAAGAGGTCGCCGTACAGGGCATCGTGAATGAGGACGCTGCCCAGGGCATCGCtaaggaggacgccgcccagagCGTCGCTACTGAGGGTGCCACCGACGGTGTTGCTAACGAGATAGCCGCCCAGGGTGTCGCTAACGAGGTCGCCGCCCACGGCGTCGCAAACGAGgtcgccgcccagggcgtcgcaaACGAGGACGCTGCCCAGGGCGTCGCTAACGAGGTCGAAGTCCAGGGCGTCGCACACGAGGATGCCGTCCAGGGCGTCGCTAACGAGGACGTCGTCCGCGGCATCGCTAACGAGGTCGCCGTCCACGGCATCGTTAAAGAGGTCACCGCACAGGGCATCACGAACGAGGACGCTGCCCAGGGCGTCGCTACTGAGGACGCCACCCAGGGCGTCACTACCGAGGACGCCGCCAACGGCGTCGCTAAGGAGGACACCGCCCACGGTGTCGCTAACATGGTCGCCGTCCACGGCATCGCTAACGAGGACGCCGTATATGACATTGCTAATGACACCGTACAAGGCACGCTAACGAGGACGCTGTACAGGACATCGCTAATGAGGACACCATATAAGGCATCGGTAATGAGGACGCTGTATATGACGTCGCTAACGAAGACACCGTACAAGCCGTCGCTAACAAGGACACTGTACACAACATCACTAATGAGGGCACTGTACAAGACATCACCAATGAGGGCACTTTATACGACATTGCTAATGACACCGACAAGGCACGCTAACGTGGACGCTGTACACGACATCGCTAATGAGGACACCGTATAA
- the LOC134758233 gene encoding putative uncharacterized protein ENSP00000383309, with amino-acid sequence MPLPTVSLRRTPPMALQTRSPPRASLTRTPPRASLTRTPHRASLRTPLPTVSLRSPPTASLTRTPPTASLTRSPSTASLKRSPHRASRTRTPPRASLRRTPPRASLRRSKSRASHTRTPSSASLTRSPSIASLKRSPHRASRTRSPPRASLRTPPRASLRRTPPRASLRRTPPRASLRRTPPTASLRRTPPTASLTRSPSTASQTRSPPRASQTRTPPRASLRTPPRASLRRTPPRASLRTPPMASLTRSLSMASLKRSPHSALRTRTPHRASRTRTPPRVSLTRTPPRASLRRSKSRASHTRSPPRASLTRTPPRASLTRTPHRASLRTPLPTVSLRSPPTASLTRTPPTASLTRSPSMASLKRSPHRASRTRTPPRASLRRTPPRASLRRSKSRASHTRTPSSASLTRSPSMASLKRSPHRASRTRSPPRASLRTPPRASLRRTPPRASLRRTPPTASLRRTPPTASLRRTPPTASLTRSPSTASQTRSPPRASQMRTPPRASLRTQPRASLRRTPPRASLRTLPTASLTRSPSMASLKRSPHRAS; translated from the coding sequence atGCCACTGCCCACGGTGTCGCTGAGGAGGACGCCGCCCATGGCGTTGCAGACGAGgtcgccgcccagggcgtcgctgacgaggacgccgcccagggcatcgctgaCGAGGACGCCGCACAGGGCATCGCTGAGGACGCCACTGCCCACGGTGTCGCTAAGGTCGCCGCCCACGGCGTCGCtgacgaggacgccgcccacggcgTCGCTAACGAGGTCGCCGTCCACGGCGTCGTTAAAGAGGTCGCCGCACAGGGCATCGcgaacgaggacgccgcccagggcgtcgctaaggaggacgccgcccagggcgtcgctaagGAGGTCGAAGTCCAGGGCATCCCACACGAGGACGCCATCCAGTGCATCGCTAACAAGGTCGCCGTCGATAGCATCGTTAAAGAGGTCGCCGCACAGGGCATCACGAACGAGgtcgccgcccagggcgtcgctgaggaccccgcccagggcgtcgctgaggaggaccccgcccagggcgtcgctgaggaggaccccgcccagggcgtcgctgaggaggaccccgcccacggcgtcgctgaggaggacgccgcccacggcgTCGCTGACGAGGTCGCCGTCCACGGCGTCGCAGACGAGgtcgccgcccagggcgtcgcagacgaggacgccgcccagggcgtcgctgaggaccccgcccagggcgtcgctgaggaggaccccgcccagggcgtcgctgaggacGCCGCCCATGGCGTCGCTAACGAGGTCGCTGTCCATGGCGTCGTTAAAGAGGTCGCCGCACAGCGCATTGCGAACGAGGACGCCGCACAGGGCATCGcgaacgaggacgccgcccagggtgtcgctaacgaggacgccgcccagggcgtcgctaagGAGGTCGAAGTCCAGGGCATCGCACACGAGgtcgccgcccagggcgtcgctgacgaggacgccgcccagggcgtcgctgacgAGGACGCCGCACAGGGCATCGCTGAGGACGCCACTGCCCACGGTGTCGCTGAGGTCGCCGCCCACGGCGTCGCtgacgaggacgccgcccacggcgTCGCTAACGAGGTCGCCGTCCATGGCGTCGTTAAAGAGGTCGCCGCACAGGGCATCGcgaacgaggacgccgcccagggcgtcgctaaggaggacgccgcccagggcgtcgctaagGAGGTCGAAGTCCAGGGCATCGCACACGAGGACGCCATCCAGTGCATCGCTAACAAGGTCGCCGTCGATGGCATCGTTAAAGAGGTCGCCGCACAGGGCATCACGAACGAGgtcgccgcccagggcgtcgctgaggaccccgcccagggcgtcgctgaggaggaccccgccgagggcgtcgctgaggaggaccccgcccacggcgtcgctgaggaggacgccgcccacggcgtcgctgaggaggacgccgcccacggcgTCGCTGACGAGGTCGCCGTCCACGGCGTCGCAGACGAGgtcgccgcccagggcgtcgcagatgaggacgccgcccagggcgtcgctgaggacCCAGCCCAGGGCAtcgctgaggaggaccccgcccagggcgtcgctgaggacACTGCCCACGGCATCGCTAACGAGGTCGCCGTCCATGGCGTCGTTAAAGAGGTCGCCGCACAGGGCATCGTGA